In the genome of Mangifera indica cultivar Alphonso chromosome 9, CATAS_Mindica_2.1, whole genome shotgun sequence, the window tatcttagaCGTGCTTTCTCATCGACAAAgactaaataaagtaatatagtttcataaaatatatattttcaaaataatcatttaatatcTAACCAAATGCCAAAAGTCACCACcaccaaaaattcaaacttacgAATTTGAGATTACTGACATTGAAAGTAATGTGatattactatttaaattatgtatgataatattttataattaattaaataaataataaagagcATTAATGTTAATGTATTGccatttgattaataattaaaaataaaataaataattaactcatcaatcatattatgattatatcatttaataagtGTTTGGTAATACCCAATTTATTAATACATGTGACTCATTTTTGTATTTGGATTTTGTACAAGTAGTATTGTTTCTAATACAAGGATATTcaataaagacaaaatcataattttccCAAGCGACATCGTGTGTAGAAGGGTAATTCTAGTATTTAATATTCAATACAAGGTTAATATTGTCTTAGAAATGGTACTATTGGATCAACagaggggtaaaattgtcaatTGGGGGATTAACAGTACTTATCAAAGAAATCCATAATGTGGGACTTTTAAAACGGCACCGTATCTTTGAAATTTTGGCGCCATAAAAGCAAAGCTTCTCATTTCAGCCTCTCtctttttacatatatataaaccctaCCCTCTGCCCTTGTCTTTCAGTAGGCACAACACAATTTGATCACTCAATTTGCAGAAAATGACGGACGGTCACCTCTTCAATAACATCTCTCTGGGCGGCCGTGGCGGCACTGTACGTTCcaatctttctctctctctttttttttttttttttatagattttcattttcttgtgcGATGTTGCAATTTTCTTCCCTGATTTAACtttatatgtatacacacacacacgaaCGGcgcatttttttgttttcaagtttAGCTCATCGACTCTGTTATTCGAAACCCTAATTATGGGGTCTGTTCTGAGAAATTGAGAAGTATTGGAACTTTAATTGTCCTTTAAGATCTTAATGTGAGGGATATTGAACGGATGGTTAGGAATTTTTCGCTTTTTTATgtgatcaaatttatttgtaaattacgTTAGAAGGGATTTCAATCTCTAATGAAGAAATGATAGTACTTCGATTATTTTTCATTGATCATGATTGTTCTATTCTTTGAAAATGCAGAATCCTGGCCAGCTTAAAATTTACTCAGGGGGGATTGCATGGAAGAAGCAGGGTGGTGGTAAAGCAGTGGAACTTGACAAGGCTGATATTGCGGGGGTTACATGGATGAAAGTCCCCAGGACAAACCAACTTGGTGTTCGAAGCAAAGATGGGTTGTATTATAAATTCATTGGATTTCGTGACCAGGTATGGCAAACTTTTCTGGATTTTGTATGTTAATTAGTTTCTTTTTTCTGGAAGTTGGAACTAGACATGTTCAAAATCTTTCTTAGTGTTACATGTACACTATAAATTTCTGATAAATAATGGAAATGGATattgttaatttgaattttcttatgtGTTATGGAAGAAACTTCTCTTGAACCATGTCTTTTACTAGCATTTGTGACTTTTCCTGGATACTGTACCACTCATTGTGGAGACTAATTCCTTCACTCAAATGACCTTCCAAAGAATTATCCAACTTGTTGATCATTACCTTCTGCTTCTGTTATTGCCTTGTAGGATGTTGCAAGTTCGACCAATTTTTTCCAGAGTAATTTCGGTATAACACCGGAAGAAAAGCAGCTTTCTGTCAGTGGTCGTAATTGGGGAGAAGTTGATTTAAATGGTCAGTGATTGTTGTTTGTTCATCAagtcattcaattttaatggtcattcttcttattttatgCTTCCTTACATGTgctttttttatcatatgatatggTAATATATGAACTTTATGATATTGTCCTAAGTTATTATTTCTTCCTATTTGCATTTTTCATTCGTGTTAATGGGGTTAGTTGACTTTCTTGGTTGTATGCTTTCTTATCTAGTGTGTGCTATCCTGCCTGTCAGTCAGTCAGTTAATTAGTTTTATGGTGTACCCTTTTTTACTATCTGCAGGGAACATGCTGACTTTTATGGTTGGCCAAAAGCAGGCATTTGAAGTATCTCTAGCAGATGTCTCACAAACACAACTTCAGGGAAAAAATGATGTAATCCTGGAGTTCCATGTCGATGATACAACTGGAGCTAATGAGGTCTGTGCAGCAGTTTAACTATATTTGATGCTCATGGTCCTGAAGCTACCTAGAAGGAGCAAAATTCAGGctttatttgtacatatttaCAACTAGCTGCTCATTTGATTAAGATAGCTTCTTCTGGAGAGATGCTACTGTATTTCTGAgtatgtttttgtttattattgatGACAGAAAGATTCATTGATGGAGATAAGTTTTTATATCCCTAATTCCAACACACAATTTGTTGGTGATGAGAATCATCCACCAGCTCAAGTgagtttgttttttgttatttattatccTCTCCCTTTTTTCTCAGTTAAAATCTTTTGATTGTTTGCTGATTTGGTCAATAAACTGTATGTTAGGTGTTTCGTGATAAAATTATGTCAATGGCTGATGTTGGAGCCGGAGGTGAAGAAGCTGTTGTTACATTTGAAGGCATTGCAATCCTCACACCAAGGTAGTATAAAACTAAGATTGTGAAAGCAGTGCACTAACATCAATTTGAATAATCCTTTTGAAGTTATATTTATAGTTTCACCTCATAAGGTGGATCTTTTCTAGTTGTtgttcatttcattttcttctgatGAGTATATGATTTATTCAGGGGTCGGTATAGTGTTGAACTTCATCTTTCATTCTTGCGGCTACAAGGACAGGCTAATGACTTTAAGATCCAGTACAGCAGTGTTGTCCGCCTCTTTTTACTTCCAAAGGTATAATTGATTCTATTCTTTTGGCTTGCATGTGTACAAGAGCACTGATGACAGTCATTCATTCATATTTCTTTAATCCTTTGACTTAGACAAatattgatttgtttatataatcaCTGTAGTTGTTCAATAATATATCCACAAAATTGACATGAagttattttgtgttttaacaGTCTAACCAGCCTCATACCTTTGTTGTTGTTACTCTTGATCCACCAATTCGTAAAGGTCAAACATTGTACCCGCATATTGTTTTGCAGGTATTTTTGGTTCATTCAGTTGATTTTTCTAGTTCTTGGCTTGGTTTAAGtgtaataattttgtttttcattcgCACAGTTTGAAACTGATTATGTGGTTCAAAGCGAGTTGTCATTGAGTGAAGATCTTTTGAACTCAAAGTATAAGGACAAACTAGAACCATCATATAAGGTAATTGCTCTTTTTGTTAGTCAATTTCTTGCGTCTGGAGCTACATTTTGGTACTGCTTTGTTATTGCTTTAGATCTATACAAACGTGACTGGGACCTGGGCTTGTAAGTTTGTGTGTGAAGTAAACTGCATatgattaacatttttaaacaaACAGGGACTCATCCATGAGGTATTCACTATGATATTGCGTGGTTTGTCTGGTGCTAAAGTAACTAAACCAGGAAAATTCCGTAGTGCTCAAGATGGCTATGCGGTTAAGTCATCATTGAAAGCTGAAGATGGTGTGTTGTATCCCCTGGAGAAGAGCTTCTTTTTTCTACCCAAACCACCTACCCTTATCCTTCATGAGGAGGTACATCTTGTAATCTCTCAAACAGATGACAATTATGTCTTGCTATCAAATTGATCCTGAACTTTTGTAACTACTTTTCTTGCTAGATTGACTATGTGGAGTTTGAGAGGCATACTGCTGGTGGCTCAAATATGCATTACTTTGATCTTCTTATCAGACTGAAAACTGAGCAAGAACATTTATTTCGCAACATTCAGAGAAATGAATATCATAATCTCTTTGACTTCATCAGGTTACCATGAGTTTCTCAGCTTCTTACATGGATTATCATTGGACTGTCCATATTTTTGATATGGACATTTTTATGCAGTGGGAAGGGCTTGAAAATTATGAACCTCGGAGACATTAAAACTGCAGATGGTGTGGCTTCTGTACTACaggatgaggatgatgatgcAGTTGATCCACATCTTGAGAGAATTAAAAATGAAGCTGGTGGTAATGAGAGTGACGAAGAGGTAAACTCTTCAATTGATTACAAGCTTTGGTGATGAATTTATCTCACAATTGTGGTTGGGTTCATAGTTTTTATCAATAGCTGTTTGTCCTGCATCTTTATCAGTAAGTTCTTACATTTTTTCCCCCAATTATAACATAcctttttatattcaatttagcCTTTCTATTATATTGGTTAGGATCCTGAATGTGATTGTAAATATTTCCTTCCcccttctctttctttatttctcttcctggttttgttgcttgaaataatatgttttgatttccACACCTCCACGGCAATGTTTATTTGTCACTTGTCTGCAAATCCTATGTAATAGTATGTATTTTTACTACATTTTACTGAAATTATGCAGGATGAAGACTTTGTTCTTGAAAAGGATGATGGAGGGTCGCCAACTGATGATTCTGGGGAGGAGGAATCTGATGCTAGTGAAAGCGAAGGAGAGAAAGAGGCAAGTTGTTGTCTTCATTTACTTCCTTAAATTTATTGTCATGTTTTATTCTCCATCTCACATCAAATGAATCATTTCTTTCAGAAGCCTATCAAAAAGGAACCAAAAAAAGAGCTGTCAACATTGAAGGCATCCACCTCAAAGAAAAAATCCAGAGATGGAGATGAAGACGgctcaaagaagaaaaagcagaaaaagaagaaggatcCAAATGCACCAAAGAGGGCTATGTCTGGTTTCATGTTCTTCTCACAAATGGAAAGGGAGGTGGGTTTTGTAATACTACCCTGTAACTCTGTTCTACGGTTTTTACATTCACAGTTAAGTTAAACATGCCAATACAATTTTTGGATACTAGGATGAATTATGTGAACCTAGCAGTCGGTCTATTTTCCCATTAAGCTATTAAATCTATAAATCTATTCAACATTTTTTCGAGTAATGGTTAGTGTTTGACATTGATGCATTTTGAATGaggatttttaataattcatttgcTGATTTTGTTGTGCTGTTACAGAATATAAAGAAAAGTAATCCAGGAATTGCATTTACTGATATCGGAAGAGTTTTGGGAGATAAGTGGAAAAAGATGACAGGTATTTAAGAATTGATTAACGTCGCTAGCAGTTCCATCTTTACAGACTTCCTGCTTATAACACTTTGTCATCTATCTGTGTTACTCATGATGCATATTTCTGTCTGTAGCGGAGGAGAGAGAACCCTATGAAGCCAAAGCTCGAGCTGATAAAAAGCGTTACAAGGATGAAATTGATGGATATATGAAGAAGGATCCAATGAATATTGATTCAGGTAATGACTCCGACAGTGCATAGAAAAGTTTCATGCAGAAAGAAGCACAAAATCATCATCTCAGGACTTGGCGAGCAACTGGGATTTAGGTTTTTAGGTTTTATGGCATCACCAACCGGAAGTCagacctatatatatatatatatatatatatatgcatttatatCACATTTTCCCAATTAAAATCCAATTTTGTTAACggaaatttgataataaaaagacaaaagtttcattttgtttttattggcCAGCAGTTCGAAATTGCATCTGCCAGTGGAGACATGGGTCACTTTTGATGAGAAAGAGGGGATTGAGGAAGGTggaagagaaaggagaaaaccgaaaaaaaaaaaaaattaaagagaggTTTAATACTAGggaattattataattataaattctgTCTTATTTTAAAAGTCAGATTTTGAGCGAATTGTGTTCAGGGGTGAAAAAAATGCTTTggatcaaaccttggatgggagaATGTAATTCTTTTCATGGCTTTTCATTATTCTTATCTCTTATATTCCTTTCCACCAATTTggaacaaattataatttttttttaaaaaaagaacacATTCCAAGTCAATTAAAGGTGCATTCACGATTGAAATAGATCATTTGggttagaaaaaataaaataaaataaataaaatatatatttttcatcattatttcatttcattgatcAAAAGTGCAAGACGttcaaatattatgaaatatttctGGTTGATTCAAATGACTGCAAAAAATTCACATAAATGAAAACTCAACCATAAAGTGAAAGTTTGTATACTTACATTTACACCcccaaaaatcaaaacactaATTAATGGGAAGCCTTAGCGGATTATATTATAATCtcctattatttattaaattgttattCTTAATAAAGTAATCTAACATTTCTGTCCAATGTGGCAATAAAGCGCCCCGGCATATCGAGTGATCAAGTTGGCCATGGTCCCTGGCTGGGCCTTGATCAACTCTTTCTCGGAGAAGTTCAATGGGGCATTTGGGTCCCCAGAAGCGTTAAAATATGCTCCATTCATGAACAAATCATCCTCTGATTTCCATAGCCAGTGCTTCCATTCGTCGTAGGTTGCATAGTTTCTGTTCGTCACCTGTGGAGAAATATTTGGATATGAaatctttacctgtaaaattcagtttgaatttacaTGGTGGGATTTGTATGTGTTTACCGATTTTGCCCTGGGGTCGGGCGGGGCAATAAACCTGTTGCCCTGGCTGATAATGGTGGGATTTTTGCTGCCACCGATGGCATACATTAGCCAATGTGTGTAGTCATTGTTGACCACATGGAAGAACCCCAATCTGCACCTTGGCATTCTCTGAATCAGTCCTTGTCCGAAATGGTTGAAGGCGATTGTCACTTGCATCATTGTATCGGCTGAGTAACTGTCACTTGCTCCCAGCAATATGACCTGCATCAGCATCAGGATCATGAAACTGTGTCAGCATCGGTGGATGATCATTTTCCAGGAGAGAAAAAGGATTTGATTTGTACTGTACATCATTGTGCTTGGTGAAATGGCTATTTGAAATGGTGACAGCAGTGGAGCCCATGATGACATCAATGAGTCCATCCTGGCATTGAGACATGGAAAGATGATCAAGCCAAATGTTACACGAACCAAAGATGGAAATCCCATCTCCATCGCTGGCAGTTCTCTGGCCTAAATGATCTACAGAATCTCTAATGGTGCCGCCGCTGGTGGGGACGATGTGATGAATGTGAAGTCCATGGATGATCACATTCTGGACATACTGGATTGTAATTCCAGATCCAAAAGCAATGTGCACATCAAATCCTCGGGCATCAATGGTCTTGTTGCTTGTCACAATCAATTCCTGAGTCAGCTTGATGTGCATATCTCTGGCAAAAATGATCCACAAGGGTCCATTCTGAATCACAGCGTGCCTCAAAGTCCCCGGTCTTGGTTCCTGGACATCGTCGTCTGCACAATCTGTCACCACATAAAATGGCCCCCCTTCTCCTCCCGTTGTCTTGTAGCCGAATCCTTTCACACATTTGGCTAGTAACTGCCTATTGTCTGCCCAATCTTCACGGCATCTCCAGCATTGATCAATGGGGTTCGTCGCCTCGCATTCACCGCCCTTTCTTCGATGTGACATCCCACTCCTAAACACAGTCCCGAGCTTAAACAAACCCCTCCTCGTACTAGCCTCCTCGTGTGAAGAACTATAATACATACAccaacaaattttttgttaagtcaaaaaattaaaacgaaAGTGAAAGTTACATTTATAGCATGGAATGAATGAATTAGATAATTACTTTTGAAAATGCATGTTTAAGTCATTTAAGACGGATAGAGGATCAGGATGGTATGATTCAACCGTTGCTTTCCTGGCTTCCTCGGCACGACGCCTCCAAACCTCATCATATTCGGCAATGTTGGCCGAAAGGCGGGGGATCAAGGAGGCCAAAGAGATGAGAAACACTAGATTCAACCTAGTTAACTCCATTGCAGCTAACTAAAAACTTTAATGTTTGTGTTGTgatgaaatttcagtttttttttttttttttctaaatttttttaccaaaatgGGTAAAAAATCCTGAAAGGTCTGGGAATGAACCTTGTTCCTTCTGTGGTTCAATCCCACCTTggaataattttgaagttgtttttttttttttaatttttttaatttaagagaaTGGTATTAGTTTAGGGGTTCAAGGTGTGGTGTGTTTTTATACTTCTTTCCTGAACAAATTGGCTCTAAAATTGACTGCGCAAAATGTGGAGAGCCACCATATTTGCAACTATTCTATTATTAACGAAGGTCAAGGGTgcatatttttatacataaaaaagtGTACTTACAATTACATTTTGACTTACTTGACCCTTAAAAAATCAGTTCCAAAATAGCTTAAAGGGCACCTGTTGGACAAATATACACAAGTCACATTGATTTGCCCCCGTGATTTGAATTACAGGTTGACACTGACTTGGTCggatttatacatatttttattcaagCTTAAATGGGATgaaactatttatatttaaatttataattcaaatttataatttaaatttatgacataaatttagtatatttgtataaaatagatcgagtttaaattgatctaaatattcaaatatactaattgaatccaaaataatattatttttaaattgaattcaaacttcaatttattaatctaaaattaaattttttgaattcaaactgtttttgaactaaattttattcaagtttaatcTTGATCAACCTAATAAGTTATTCACTTTTTgtgaaattattctaaaaataatattatatataaataataatatattatatatcacaattttaaattattattaaataatattaatttataataatatattattatttataaaaaaattatatatattatttatatgattttatttatgttttaaataagtcaaaaaaatgatttgaaaaagaTGAGGGTATCGACAAAATGGATCGTGGGATTTGAGGCTGCGAAGCCCAACAACTGAAACTGACCAAATCTGCTGGAACCCAACCCATTAAACACTAAAACCCTAACATTAAACCTCCAAAAAAATGTCACTGCATCAACGGCCAACTCATCGAGACACCGACCGGCTCTTTTAATCCAACGGCTCACATTTTCTTGTGAAACAAAGAGAACAAAAATCGCAGAAAggtgaaattagggttttcccttctttttctgTGGCTTATACATATTAAATCTGCAACATTCTTAGCTTTCTTTGTAGCTTCTCCCTTCTGGGGTTTACTGGGTCCCGTTATTTTGTTCAAAAGCAAGAGAAAAATTCAATCATGAGCAAGGGTCCTGGTCTCTACTCTGATATTGGCAAAAAAGCCAGAGGTCTGTctgttgttaaattttaaaaattttgcgTTGGATTTTTTGTGGGTAAGTTTATATTCATGGTATTTATATGGGTTTGTGATTGTTTGAATTATAGATCTTCTTTACAAGGATTATCAGAGTGACCAGAAGTTCACTATTACTACCTACTCTCCAACTGGAGTTGTAAGTCTTTTTATTTTCTGGTTTTaaaggttttttgttttttcgtgTTACTTCTGTGTTGGGTTCATTTATGTTTCTTCACATCATTTGTTACTATGTTTATTGCAGTAACTTAACGATTTATGGCAAATTTTTGGTGCCCAGATAATTCTAATTTTTGGAGTTGTTTCTCTGGCTATAATTTGGGATAgggtgttttttcttttttgatatttttttgatCGATTTGATGTTTTGGATTGTGTTTGGTTAGTCCATTAACAAATATCTGagcattttatttcttttttactatttgTTGGATTGTGAGCCTCTTGGTTTCTCATTGGATGTCCATAAGATGTCtgtaatttggtttttttttgtatgtttctTAGTCATTAAATTGAATTGTTGTTGGAAATGTTATCTGTACAGGATTTATTGACGTTTGGGTTTTCTTattaagataaattacaatttttatgcTGCACTCTGTGCCCTGCTCTAATTTTCACCACTATGCAGGCTATTACTTCTTCAGGAACGAAGAA includes:
- the LOC123224783 gene encoding FACT complex subunit SSRP1 isoform X1, which encodes MTDGHLFNNISLGGRGGTNPGQLKIYSGGIAWKKQGGGKAVELDKADIAGVTWMKVPRTNQLGVRSKDGLYYKFIGFRDQDVASSTNFFQSNFGITPEEKQLSVSGRNWGEVDLNGNMLTFMVGQKQAFEVSLADVSQTQLQGKNDVILEFHVDDTTGANEKDSLMEISFYIPNSNTQFVGDENHPPAQVFRDKIMSMADVGAGGEEAVVTFEGIAILTPRGRYSVELHLSFLRLQGQANDFKIQYSSVVRLFLLPKSNQPHTFVVVTLDPPIRKGQTLYPHIVLQFETDYVVQSELSLSEDLLNSKYKDKLEPSYKGLIHEVFTMILRGLSGAKVTKPGKFRSAQDGYAVKSSLKAEDGVLYPLEKSFFFLPKPPTLILHEEIDYVEFERHTAGGSNMHYFDLLIRLKTEQEHLFRNIQRNEYHNLFDFISGKGLKIMNLGDIKTADGVASVLQDEDDDAVDPHLERIKNEAGGNESDEEDEDFVLEKDDGGSPTDDSGEEESDASESEGEKEKPIKKEPKKELSTLKASTSKKKSRDGDEDGSKKKKQKKKKDPNAPKRAMSGFMFFSQMERENIKKSNPGIAFTDIGRVLGDKWKKMTAEEREPYEAKARADKKRYKDEIDGYMKKDPMNIDSGNDSDSA
- the LOC123224783 gene encoding FACT complex subunit SSRP1 isoform X2 — protein: MNPGQLKIYSGGIAWKKQGGGKAVELDKADIAGVTWMKVPRTNQLGVRSKDGLYYKFIGFRDQDVASSTNFFQSNFGITPEEKQLSVSGRNWGEVDLNGNMLTFMVGQKQAFEVSLADVSQTQLQGKNDVILEFHVDDTTGANEKDSLMEISFYIPNSNTQFVGDENHPPAQVFRDKIMSMADVGAGGEEAVVTFEGIAILTPRGRYSVELHLSFLRLQGQANDFKIQYSSVVRLFLLPKSNQPHTFVVVTLDPPIRKGQTLYPHIVLQFETDYVVQSELSLSEDLLNSKYKDKLEPSYKGLIHEVFTMILRGLSGAKVTKPGKFRSAQDGYAVKSSLKAEDGVLYPLEKSFFFLPKPPTLILHEEIDYVEFERHTAGGSNMHYFDLLIRLKTEQEHLFRNIQRNEYHNLFDFISGKGLKIMNLGDIKTADGVASVLQDEDDDAVDPHLERIKNEAGGNESDEEDEDFVLEKDDGGSPTDDSGEEESDASESEGEKEKPIKKEPKKELSTLKASTSKKKSRDGDEDGSKKKKQKKKKDPNAPKRAMSGFMFFSQMERENIKKSNPGIAFTDIGRVLGDKWKKMTAEEREPYEAKARADKKRYKDEIDGYMKKDPMNIDSGNDSDSA
- the LOC123224772 gene encoding probable pectate lyase 19; translated protein: MELTRLNLVFLISLASLIPRLSANIAEYDEVWRRRAEEARKATVESYHPDPLSVLNDLNMHFQNSSHEEASTRRGLFKLGTVFRSGMSHRRKGGECEATNPIDQCWRCREDWADNRQLLAKCVKGFGYKTTGGEGGPFYVVTDCADDDVQEPRPGTLRHAVIQNGPLWIIFARDMHIKLTQELIVTSNKTIDARGFDVHIAFGSGITIQYVQNVIIHGLHIHHIVPTSGGTIRDSVDHLGQRTASDGDGISIFGSCNIWLDHLSMSQCQDGLIDVIMGSTAVTISNSHFTKHNDVILLGASDSYSADTMMQVTIAFNHFGQGLIQRMPRCRLGFFHVVNNDYTHWLMYAIGGSKNPTIISQGNRFIAPPDPRAKSVTNRNYATYDEWKHWLWKSEDDLFMNGAYFNASGDPNAPLNFSEKELIKAQPGTMANLITRYAGALYCHIGQKC